A single genomic interval of Anaerolineales bacterium harbors:
- a CDS encoding transglycosylase SLT domain-containing protein, whose protein sequence is MDGTLLLSLVRQESLFEGFATSYAAARGLTQVIPSTGQNIADQLGWPPDYTPDDLYRPLVSVRFGLYYLSRQLLRYEGDPYAALAAYNAGPGNADIWKELAPEDPDLFLEIVRLTQPQEYIRSIQEVYAIYHRLYAGGG, encoded by the coding sequence ATGGATGGCACGCTGCTGCTGTCCCTAGTTCGGCAAGAAAGCCTGTTCGAAGGTTTTGCCACGTCCTACGCCGCGGCCCGCGGGCTGACTCAGGTCATTCCCAGCACCGGCCAGAACATCGCCGACCAGCTGGGGTGGCCACCGGATTACACCCCCGACGACCTGTATCGGCCGCTGGTCAGCGTTCGCTTCGGCTTGTACTATCTCTCGCGCCAGCTGCTTCGCTATGAGGGGGATCCGTACGCCGCGCTGGCGGCGTACAACGCCGGCCCCGGCAACGCCGACATCTGGAAGGAACTGGCGCCCGAGGACCCAGACCTGTTCCTCGAGATCGTGCGCCTGACCCAACCCCAGGAGTACATCCGTTCTATCCAGGAAGTGTACGCCATCTATCATCGGCTGTACGCCGGCGGGGGCTAG